One genomic region from Leptospira tipperaryensis encodes:
- a CDS encoding LIC_10572 family protein, producing MANKRRPPRKKHNSNPKGSGGNEKNRENADSNRGGNESREGNRRHSHQQRQQQGKNFQRNQEFHRKSQELAMEKNPPKVRAPREGGRYLAGAILTGSIVLLGIFSYFICENYHTKTPVYGKRGWDDTFQKSVTWSEAKEICDERSKRLPGKDQLKNFSKRADSKLRNAGVFWSSSPEGDSGYYYSVNFKDGTETSSLGTMKYNVICVK from the coding sequence ATGGCAAACAAAAGAAGGCCTCCCAGAAAGAAACATAATTCAAATCCAAAAGGTTCGGGAGGGAATGAGAAGAATCGGGAAAACGCTGATTCCAACCGAGGCGGCAATGAGTCCAGAGAAGGGAATCGAAGACATTCTCATCAACAACGCCAACAACAAGGAAAGAATTTTCAGAGAAACCAGGAGTTCCATCGTAAAAGCCAAGAATTGGCGATGGAAAAAAATCCTCCGAAAGTAAGAGCTCCGAGAGAAGGAGGTCGATACTTAGCGGGTGCGATCCTAACCGGAAGCATTGTACTTTTAGGAATCTTTAGTTATTTCATTTGTGAGAACTATCACACAAAAACTCCCGTTTATGGAAAACGCGGTTGGGACGATACGTTTCAAAAATCCGTAACCTGGTCGGAAGCAAAAGAAATCTGTGATGAAAGATCGAAACGTTTACCCGGCAAAGATCAACTCAAGAATTTTAGCAAAAGAGCGGATTCTAAGTTGAGAAACGCGGGAGTCTTTTGGTCTTCGAGTCCGGAAGGAGATTCCGGTTATTACTATTCCGTAAATTTCAAAGATGGAACGGAAACGAGTAGCCTCGGAACAATGAAGTATAACGTGATTTGTGTAAAGTAA